Proteins from a genomic interval of Paenibacillus sp. FSL R5-0623:
- the greA gene encoding transcription elongation factor GreA, with translation MANDEVILTQEGLEKLEDELKDLKTVKRKELAARLKLAISYGDLKENSEYHSAKDDQAFMETRILILEKMLTKARVISSDNIDSNKVSIGSTVLLNDIEFAEKIEYKVVGPAEADVADNKISYESPLGKELMGKEVGSVIHVNAPMGVIKYELLQIKV, from the coding sequence ATGGCTAATGATGAAGTGATTTTGACACAGGAAGGCTTGGAAAAGCTGGAGGACGAACTGAAGGATTTGAAGACGGTGAAGCGTAAGGAACTGGCAGCTCGTCTGAAACTCGCGATCAGTTACGGTGACCTGAAGGAAAATAGTGAGTATCATTCAGCCAAAGATGATCAGGCCTTTATGGAGACACGGATTTTGATTCTGGAGAAGATGTTGACAAAAGCAAGAGTCATCTCTTCAGACAATATAGACTCCAACAAAGTGAGCATTGGATCGACGGTGTTACTTAATGACATTGAGTTCGCCGAGAAGATTGAATATAAAGTGGTTGGTCCTGCCGAGGCCGATGTTGCGGATAATAAAATTTCGTACGAGAGCCCGCTGGGCAAGGAATTGATGGGCAAAGAAGTGGGCAGCGTCATTCATGTCAATGCTCCGATGGGCGTTATCAAGTACGAGTTACTTCAAATCAAAGTGTAA